A genomic region of Caulobacter sp. NIBR2454 contains the following coding sequences:
- the tsaD gene encoding tRNA (adenosine(37)-N6)-threonylcarbamoyltransferase complex transferase subunit TsaD: MTDSLTLLGLETSCDETAAAVVRRDADGRVQVLSSIIGTQFEQHAPFGGVVPEIAARAHVESIDAIAAEAMRASGLSFEDLDGVAATAGPGLVGGVMVGLAFGKAAALARGIPLIAVNHLEGHAVSARLGADIAYPFLLLLVSGGHCQLLEVAGVGACTRIGTTIDDAAGEAFDKIAKSMGLPYPGGPALEKLAASGDASRYTLPRALLGRAGFDFSFSGLKTAAARLAETVTNDQERADLAAAVQTAIARQLSERTDRAMADYKERHPGQTLRFVVAGGVAANGAVRAALRGAADKHGYSFDAPPLAYCTDNAAMIALAGAERLALGITDDMDAPARPRWPLDAATAAANPTHVFGRKGAKA; encoded by the coding sequence ATGACCGACAGCCTCACCCTTCTCGGCCTGGAGACCAGCTGCGACGAGACCGCCGCCGCCGTGGTCCGCCGCGACGCCGACGGGCGCGTGCAAGTGCTGTCCTCGATCATTGGGACGCAGTTCGAGCAGCATGCCCCGTTCGGCGGGGTGGTGCCTGAGATCGCCGCGCGGGCGCATGTGGAGAGCATCGACGCCATCGCCGCCGAGGCCATGCGCGCCTCCGGCCTGTCGTTCGAGGACCTGGATGGGGTGGCGGCCACCGCCGGACCCGGCTTGGTGGGCGGGGTCATGGTGGGTCTGGCGTTCGGCAAGGCCGCGGCCCTGGCGCGGGGCATTCCGCTGATCGCCGTGAACCACCTGGAAGGTCACGCTGTCTCGGCCCGCTTGGGCGCCGACATCGCCTATCCCTTTCTGCTGCTGCTGGTGAGCGGCGGGCATTGCCAGCTGCTGGAGGTCGCCGGGGTCGGCGCCTGCACGCGGATCGGCACGACGATCGACGACGCGGCGGGCGAGGCCTTCGACAAGATCGCCAAAAGCATGGGCCTGCCCTATCCCGGCGGACCGGCGCTGGAAAAGCTGGCCGCCAGCGGCGACGCCAGCCGCTACACATTGCCCCGCGCTCTGCTGGGTCGGGCGGGTTTCGATTTCTCCTTCTCCGGCCTGAAGACCGCCGCCGCGCGTCTGGCCGAGACGGTGACGAACGACCAGGAGCGTGCGGATCTGGCCGCCGCGGTCCAGACCGCCATCGCCCGGCAACTGTCCGAGCGCACTGACCGGGCCATGGCCGATTACAAGGAACGCCATCCGGGCCAAACCCTGCGGTTCGTGGTGGCCGGCGGGGTGGCCGCCAACGGCGCGGTGCGTGCGGCGTTGAGGGGGGCGGCGGACAAGCATGGCTATTCCTTCGACGCTCCGCCGCTGGCCTATTGCACCGACAATGCGGCGATGATCGCCCTGGCCGGCGCCGAAAGGCTGGCCTTGGGCATTACAGACGACATGGACGCCCCCGCCCGCCCGCGCTGGCCGCTGGATGCGGCGACCGCGGCGGCCAACCCCACCCACGTCTTCGGCAGAAAAGGCGCGAAAGCATGA